The sequence TAGCAAAAAAATTCATTTTCTAGCAACTTGAATTGCCACAAGTATACTATACCTTGTCAAACACTCTGAATGCTTCTCTGATTTCTTCCTCACTATCTGTATCTTTCATTTTCCTTGCCATCATTGTCAGGAATTCTGGAAAGTCAATTGTTCCATTTCCTGCCCCCAAAAAAAAAGTGGTTAGTGAAAACAGCACACAGTAATAGGAAATGCTCAATACAAGGGATTTTTGCTCCTCCTGCTCACCATCAGCATCAACCTCATTGATCATATCCTGTAGTTCTGCCTCAGTTGGGTTCTGTCCTAGTGATCTCATAACTGTcccaagttcttttgttgttatgGTACCATCCCCATCTTTGTCAAAGAGTGAAAAGGCCTCTTTGAATTCTACAAGGAGGGAAAAATTCAATATTGTAAAGATATACTAGCACAGTATGCACTGAATGCATGAGAATTTACTATTTTAAAGCATTCGACATAATGTAAATTACTCTTTAAAGTTGTGCAAGGCAATATATAGATCAAGTTTATTGCTAAACTGGTGAAGGTCTCAACTAACAACCATGCCTCATGCCAATTGCAAAAATGGAGGTATCACTATTAGATTACTCTAAGATAAAAGTTGCAGATTTCTTAGATATAAAGAAAGTACCGCCAGAAGGTTGAAACTGCTGATTTTAACTGGCCCAGGTAAATAAAGGGTATTAATCCCAAGGTCGAAATCTAGCTTTGCAAAAACAGTACAGATGTTTATTGACTAGATATTGTTAATTCATATAACCAGCTTGGTTTAATACATGGATTTACTACAGAAAGACCACAAAATTGCTTCCGTCAAAAAAAAAGGCAACCCAATCATTTATCTTGTTCACttctcgccccacccaccctagatAAATTAGTTCTGTCAATGTTCAATGCCAACTGATGCATATGCACTCTATACAAAGCTCCAAGTTCAACCAGGAAAAAACACTTCACTGGTCTGTTGGTTGTACTTTCTGGACAATTTGCAAGCTCTTTAAACGATAACAATGAACCAAAGTTCAAGGATGGGCAATTAAATTAACCTCAAGTTAATGTAACTTTACTTGGAAGTTCAACCACAATAACTTCCCAGCTGTACCAATCAAGTTTAAACTTACACCTGCCCCATCAAATTTCTTGCACCAGAATTCACAACATATTTACAAACTTTTTAGTACTAAAAACAGAGCTTTGAATATCttacccacacccctcccccaaaataaGAGATTTTTACACAAAAGCAAGCTGCAAACAATTAGGACAGTTTTTAAATACTTGCCAGCAATTTGCTCCTCTGTTAGTTGATCAGCCTGAAAAAAAGAGAATTACAGATTATGAACTAGTCATACATCAGGCTACATGACAGGGCAAGAAAATCACAAATTTGGCCAAATGATACAACTCATTCATTCATTCgttagcaacaaaaaaaaaaagacatgatGCCCAACATAACATTGTTGAAGGTGTCCACACAGAACTCATCCTTACATTAAATAAAGTTTTATACAGGTTAAGACAATGTGCAAGAATATGTTTTAAAATAACAATACCTCACCAGCAACATTGACTCTGGCAAAGACAAATTTCCAGGAGACCAAGTGCAGGGATCGCCTACTTTTCATTCAACAGCCAAAACATAAAAAGCTGCAGGTCTTCAGCAGAGAAACTTTTGAATTCAAatcgttattgggttacagggatagggtggaggagaggtattaagtggatcggtgcatactcgatgagccgaatggcctccttctgcactgtgttctaAAGATTGCACCCAGAGTTCCAAAGAGGGATGTTTTATGATGTAATTAAAACATCAATGGCTACAACAGGCAGACAATTTAACATTTTACACAATAATATAACTCACCCAGCCTTAGTAAATGAACAATACTGGACTCCATTTAAAAGCCCAACTTTTTGGTAAATAGTCTTGTTCAATAGCACTTGAAAGCAGCTCATCTATTCACGCCATATAGgtcaaataaattttaaaagtcgTCAAGTGCAAACTGCCAATAATGGGTGCGGTGGCAAGAGGAGCTACAGACCAAGCATCCAGTGAGGGAGTGGCTCAAATTCCACAATGCTAACAGTCAGTCCTCAGCTCCAGTGATCCCACAGTAACCATCAAGCCCTGAAGAAAACGCTAAACTTTAAGCAAGTCACAGGGCGACTCAGCCCCcgggaaagagggagggacaaGGCATCCCAGGGCTAAATGAAAGAGTCATTTCGCTGCAGTTCGCTCCACTCCTCCTGCATTGCGCGCGGCTGCAGCCGGAAGTGCCGATAATTTTAACGCCAGCCATCGCCGGAggacgaaaccccccccccccccccccgggaaataAATTCAAACCAGCGACGTTAAAGCTTTTTAAACGCCGCTGACGAAATCGCTGGGAGCTAAAGGCAGCGGCAGGGTAAATCCCGGGACCGTTACTGCGCGCCCGCCTCCTCGGGATCTTTCGCCCCGGCCACACCCCCGGGCCAGCCGTTACCGCGCGGGCCCCTAACCACCCCCCGGGGCCGGCCGTTACCGcgcggccccctcccccctggcccaGTCATTACCGCGCACCTCGCGcgttccctcactctctccctccctcccccgcaggCTCCAACGGTCAGAACCGCCGCCCTCGGGATGAGGTGAAAAGGCGGCGGCACCACCCCCTTCCCCGGGAAAGAAGCCCGCAGCGGCAGGCGCACGGGAGGATCGAGCCGAGCACAAGGAGCGACATTCGGGTAAGGTCGCCGCCGCCACCGTACAGACGGGAACGGGGCGGGAGGTGGAAACAAACCCTCCACCCAACGCAGCCAACTGCCGATatccactccctccttccccgCTCGTCCTCTCCTACACCGAgctccaccacccctcccaaaacAAAAAGGGAAAGAGCAAAAAATAAAGACCAATGTCGATAGCGGCTGATGGCGACTAATGGGCCGCAGTGGCAGCCCGGCGGCTCTCGTCCTCCATCTCCCAACTCCAGAGGCGTCGTCTCACGTTGCCGAGGGGAACGGGGCAAATGAAAAAATACAGATTAAAGAAATGTCCGCTTGCAGTCCAACGGAAACTACACCACCGGGGAGGGGAATAAATCCAAATCTCTTCCACGGCAGGGGACTGAGGCTGAAAGCCGGGGCGGGActcaccatttttttttttttgcaccgtTGTGGACTGGTTGCGATTGCCCCGCTCGCGGCtgaactcctctccgccctcacTGCCACTGACTATAAACAGCCCGCTCACAGCCACTGCTTAACACCCCTCTGCCGCTGTATCCCTCCGCACAGCCCCGCCCACCGCGTTCTCCGCCGATTGCCCACCCCAAAGAGGGCCCGAGCGCCCCAGCCTCCCCTCAAAGAAAAACTAGCAACCCAGCTTCGAATTAACCCGCCATCTCCTTTCAAATAAAGGACCCCTTTCCTAACCGTCAACAGCCCCTCACACACAGCCGCCGCCGGATGCCTCCAGCTAGGGATTATTTGGTTCGCCCCGCGGAGGCAGATGCAGACCGGCGTGGCGGCGCGGCTCCCTCTGCGGTCGCTGATTGGTTGGGCCGTACCTGCAATGCGTCAGTGCAAGGCAGCGTCGCTGATGCTGCTTGGCGTCTGCTGGCTTCTGCCCTGTCACTCagagcccggggggagggggcggggggagggggcggtcagagtgcggaggggagggggctgtcaCTCAGagcgcagggggaggggagggggctgtcaCTCAGAGGGAGGGGGCTGTCACTCAGAGGGAGGGGGCTGTCACTCAGAAGGAGGGGGCTGTCACTCAGAGGGGGGGGCTGTCACTCAGAGGGGGGGCTGTCACTCAGAGGGGGGCTGTCACTCAGAGGGGGGGGCTGTCACTCAGAGGGGGGGTTGTCATTCAGAGggggggctgtcattcagagGGGGGGCTGTCACTCAGAGGGGGGCTGTCACTCAGAGGGGGGGCTGTCACTCAGAGGGGGGGGCTGTCACTCAGAGGGGGGGCTGTCACTCAGAGGGGGGCTGTCACTCGGTGGGGGGCTGTCACTCAGGGGGGTTGTCACTCAGAGGGGGGGTTGTCACTCAGAGGGGGGGGTTGTCACTCAGAGGGGGGGGTTGTCACTCAGAGGGGGGTTGTCActcagagggggggggttgtcactCAGAGAGGGGGGTTGTCACTCAGAGCGGGGGGGTTGTCACTCAGAGGGGGGGGTTGTCACTCAGGGGGGGGTTGTCACTCAGAGGGGGGGTTGTCACTCAGAGGGGGGCTGTCACTCAGAGGGGGGTTGTCACTCAGAGGGGGGTGGTTGTCACTCAAAGGGGGGGCTGTCTCTCAGAGGGTGGAGGCTGTCACTCAGGGGGGGCTGTCACTCAGAGAGGGAGCTGTCACTCAGAGGGGGGGCTGTCACTCAGAGGGGGGCGTCACTCAGAGCACGGGGGAAGGGGCTGTCACACAGagcgtgggggaggggctgtcacTCAGagcgtgtggggagggggctgtcacTCAGagcgtggggagggggctgtcacTCAGAGCACGGGGAGGGGGCTGTCActcagagtggggggagagagggctgtCACTCAGAGcgcgggtgaggggaggggggctgtcacAGACCgcgggcggaggggagggggctgtcaCTCAGAGCGCGGAGGGAGGGGGCTGTCACTCAGAGCGCGAGGGGGTGTCATTCGGGGGGAAGGGGGCCTGTCACTCAgagcgcggggggagggggctgtcacagagtgcggggggagggaaggtggctgtCACTCAgagcgcggggggagggggctgtcacTCAGAGCACGAGGGAGGGGGCTGTCACAGAgctcgggggagggggctgtCACTCAGAGCGTGGGGGAGGGGACTCAGAGCCGGGGGGGCGGAGTTGAGGCCCTGTCagagcgtggggggaggggggcagtcacTCAGAGCCCGGGCGGAGGGGGCTGAAAgcccagggggagagggggcactgtCAGAGCGCTGGGGCAGTCACTCAGAGCCCGGGCGGAGGGGGCTTAgatcccagggggggggggggggaggggaccctgCCAgagcacgggggaggggggcagtcacTCAGAGCCCAGGGGGGAAAGGGGGCTCTGTCGtgctatgtactctgggataacacaggctgcaacgtgatgcagctttaaccaaaagatactccagaccttgaatctgatttattgaaccgttagcacagttctctatgagtttgactctctgctaacctaagtgtggttactctgtctgactgaaccagactagctcttagccacgtgctggaggtgtgatattgtacatacaccctgactcactctgtagatgttcatcagtggagaggcggagtgtgagtgcctcgtgccttttatagtgagataccacccctgagtgccctgcctgctcattggtcatgtcctgttctctgtgttcattagctgcctgtctgtatatcattatctgcatgtctgcatgtcatgacatttttttattgtttggttggcacatgggaacatacttacatgtggtggcatatattaacatatttacaagcggtggcatgtgtgaacgtatttacatgcgaagacagctgtctaatgtgagaaaacagaacatggcaaacaaaacaaatgttcataagtccagtctcgggggcttgcgtctgatccttttcgaccgccggagaggtggtggtggggacgatggcgccttgacaggcgggatggaagcctgactggtggcctcgtagttcgaggtatcaggacgtggcaaaacaacggacggaaacagagaagaaagcggttgcgggcaggAAACTTtgtgcagtgcccgtctgtttcgttgcacaacagaaccatcagccatacgtacaacatacgagCGAGGCGCAGCCTGTCGAACTACGACAactggagcagaccagccaccatccgatatcttgatcctgacagagTCTGCCGGGGCTAAcaggggcaaatcggtggcatgagcatcatagccctgcttttgctggtttcggagctgctgcaacaccgggaggtgatccaggttgggcaagtggatGGCTGGAAATGTCgtctgcaggtccctgttcatcagtggccggatctcgaataacgacgagtcagaatacaggagggtatACAGGACCTCGTGTAGTGGTGCAGCgaaaacaatctcttcctcaatgcaagcaaaactaaagagctggtcattgacttcaggaagcaaagtagagtacacatccctgtcagcatcaacggggccgaggtggagatggttagcagtttcaaattcctaggggtgcacatctccaaaaatttgtcctggtgcacccacatcgatgctaccaccaagaaagcacaacagcgcctatacttcctcaggaaactaaggacattttgtatgtccacattaacccttaccaacttttacagatgcatcatagaaagcatccgatctggccgcatcacagcctggtatg comes from Scyliorhinus canicula chromosome 1, sScyCan1.1, whole genome shotgun sequence and encodes:
- the calm2a gene encoding calmodulin 2a (phosphorylase kinase, delta), coding for MADQLTEEQIAEFKEAFSLFDKDGDGTITTKELGTVMRSLGQNPTEAELQDMINEVDADGNGTIDFPEFLTMMARKMKDTDSEEEIREAFRVFDKDGNGYISAAELRHVMTNLGEKLTDEEVDEMIREADIDGDGQVNYEEFVQMMTAK